CGTCCAGGTTTGCAAGGCAGTAGTCGCTGCCGGTGCAACCACAGTTAATATTCCTGATACCGTTGGCTGGGCTGTGCCGGAACAATACGGCGCCTTGATCCAGCGTTTGCATGATGAAGTGCCGGAGTTCCGGAGTGGCAAGGCTATAATCAGCGTTCATTGCCACAATGATTTGGGCTTGGCGGTTGCCAACTCACTCGCTGCGGTGCGTGCCGGTGCGCGTCAGGTCGAATGCACGCTCAATGGCATCGGGGAGCGTGCCGGCAACGCTGCGCTCGAGGAAATTTCCATGGCCATCAAAACACGCAGCGATTTCTTCGGCGGAGTCACCTGTGGCGTGAATACGCGTGAAATCTTGAAGAGTTCCCGCCTGGTTTCACGCATGAGCGGTTTGGTCGTGCAACGCAGCAAGGCCATCGTTGGAGAAAATGCCTTCGCTCACTCGAGCGGCATTCATCAGGACGGCATTTTGAAGAAACGCGAGACTTACGAAATCATGGATCCCAAGGAGGTCGGTTGGGGCGGAACCGAATTGCCATTGACCAAACACAGTGGACGCGCAGCCGTTGCCTCCCGCTTGAAGCATCTTGGTTTCAAAATGAATGAAGCGGATGTGCAGGCGATTTTCGCCCGGTTTAAGGAAATTGGAGATAAGAAAAAGTTTGTTTACGACGACGATTTGGCCGCCCTCGTCGAAGGTCAGATTACAGAAGTGCCTGAAACCTGGTCCTTGGAATATCTCAACGTAACCAGCGGAAGCCAAACTGTTCCCACCGCCACCGTGCGGTTGAAAAGGGTCAGCAAAAAAGATAAAGGTGAACCAGAGGTTCTTCAGGACGCGGGCATTGGTGATGGTCCGGTGGACGCAACCTTAAAGGCCATCGATCGACTCGCCAAAACTCGCGGACGCTTGATGGACTATTCACTTCGGGCAGTGTCGCAAGGCAAGGATGCGCTCGGGGAAGTAACTGTCAAAGTGAACTTCGATGGTGGAGAACTTGTTACCGGCAAAGGTGCCAGCACAGACGTTATCGAAGCCAGCGCGCGAGCTTATCTGAACGCGGTGAATCGCTTTCTGAGTGAAGGATCCAAAGGCCAAAGGTCTTCGCAGCCTTGAAGGCAAGTCGTCAGCGGGATCGCTCTTCGATCCCGCTGGAATTTAGAGCTTTCCCCTGCCCTTACAAGAGGTCTTTAGTTTCACTCGAAAAGTGTTCGTTCCTGGAAAGCGCATCACAACATTGCTGCTGAGGAAGTCTGTGACCGGAACAAATATATAACCCGAGTTCCCGATACTTATGGCAATACCTGAACGCGGTAAAATTTATTCGTCGCGTTATCTCCCGCACTGTCATAATAAAAACTCGACATGTCGCTGGCCTGGATGAAGGGGCTGATGATTGTTAAAGGCGACTGTGGGGTAAATATATGCATAACTACGAAAGTAATGAAATGGGTTGCCAAGGAAGTCAGCCCGTTGTTAGTATTCTGCAACTCAATTCACGATAGGTATTAACCATGAATCAATTGACCAGGACGGGGCTCGTTTGCGCTGTGGCCATGATCACCACACGGGGTGCCTCTGGGCAGACCTCCACGACGGTTACCAACACCTTCACCGTCAACAAGAGCATTCCCGATGGTTCAGCCAGCGGGCTGAGTGACACCCGGCACCTGGATTTGACCGGGCAAAACCTCTTTAAACTCACCGACCTGCAGGTTTCCCTGAATGTCTCCGGCGGTTACAATGGCGACTACTACGCCTACCTGGTCCACAACGGGGGCTTTGCCGTGCTGCTCAACCGGGCGGGCAAAACCAGCGTCAACAGCTTTGGTTACGCCGACCGCGGCTTGAACATCACCCTGAGTGATGGGGCGGCCCATGACCTTCACAACTACCAGGATTTTCAGAACCCCGCCGGGGGCGTCCTGACCGGCACGTGGGCGCCGGACGGGCGCAATTTTGATCCCAGCCTGGTATTGGACACCGATCCGCGCAGCGCTTTCCTGAGTTCCTTTGTGGATGGCGATCCCAGCGGGGACTGGACGTTGTTCCTGGCCGATGTGG
The Pedosphaera parvula Ellin514 DNA segment above includes these coding regions:
- a CDS encoding 2-isopropylmalate synthase; translation: MKDKRIIIFDTTLRDGEQCPGASMNLREKLEVARQLARLKVDVIEAGFPVISDGDFEAVHTIAKEIKGPVICGLARCVTKDIDAAGAALKPAGKKGRIHVFLATSKIHREFKLGKAQDEIIRLAVEGVKRAKSYVQDVEFSPEDGSRTEPEFLVQVCKAVVAAGATTVNIPDTVGWAVPEQYGALIQRLHDEVPEFRSGKAIISVHCHNDLGLAVANSLAAVRAGARQVECTLNGIGERAGNAALEEISMAIKTRSDFFGGVTCGVNTREILKSSRLVSRMSGLVVQRSKAIVGENAFAHSSGIHQDGILKKRETYEIMDPKEVGWGGTELPLTKHSGRAAVASRLKHLGFKMNEADVQAIFARFKEIGDKKKFVYDDDLAALVEGQITEVPETWSLEYLNVTSGSQTVPTATVRLKRVSKKDKGEPEVLQDAGIGDGPVDATLKAIDRLAKTRGRLMDYSLRAVSQGKDALGEVTVKVNFDGGELVTGKGASTDVIEASARAYLNAVNRFLSEGSKGQRSSQP
- a CDS encoding PEP-CTERM sorting domain-containing protein → MNQLTRTGLVCAVAMITTRGASGQTSTTVTNTFTVNKSIPDGSASGLSDTRHLDLTGQNLFKLTDLQVSLNVSGGYNGDYYAYLVHNGGFAVLLNRAGKTSVNSFGYADRGLNITLSDGAAHDLHNYQDFQNPAGGVLTGTWAPDGRNFDPSLVLDTDPRSAFLSSFVDGDPSGDWTLFLADVDFGDQGTLVSWSLTMTAVPEPSTYALLGLGLGGLALGRRWRRKS